Proteins encoded by one window of Cylindrospermum stagnale PCC 7417:
- a CDS encoding AAA family ATPase — MLIEFSIGNYRSFKDKVTFSMVAANIVSKEKELDNNNVFAVDDELKLLKSAAIYGANASGKSNIAKALSFMKWFMINSSKDTQTTEEIGVEPFRLSTETEAQPSFFEIVFILDGKKYRYGFEATKEDVVSEWLFVVPKTRETRLFERSYDGNPVTFNLSKRFKAEGIYPRTRHNALFLSVAAQFNVEMAEKILDWLARKLNIVSGLDDRSNLAYTIKCLVEDNNREEIIQLIKKLDLGISDIRVKKESEITLDSLPLAIADELKNFILKSGAKKPPSIYTVHQKFDKQGNYVSMELFDLEAQESEGTKKIVAIAGLLVDTLKNGKVLIFDEFDARLHPLISKAILELFNSKETNYNNAQLIFMTHDTNLLSNQLFRRDQIWFTEKNKYGATDLYSLVEYKIRNDASFESDYIKGRYGAIPFIGNLSQIIGEPNA, encoded by the coding sequence ATGCTCATAGAGTTTAGTATTGGTAATTACAGATCCTTTAAGGATAAAGTTACTTTTAGTATGGTGGCGGCTAATATTGTCTCTAAAGAAAAGGAACTTGATAATAATAATGTTTTTGCAGTAGATGATGAGCTTAAATTACTCAAAAGTGCTGCGATTTATGGGGCTAATGCTAGTGGTAAAAGCAACATAGCCAAAGCATTAAGTTTTATGAAATGGTTTATGATTAACTCCTCTAAAGATACTCAAACTACAGAAGAAATAGGAGTTGAACCATTTAGGTTAAGTACAGAAACTGAAGCACAACCATCTTTTTTTGAAATTGTGTTTATATTAGATGGCAAAAAGTATAGATATGGGTTTGAAGCCACTAAAGAAGATGTAGTTTCAGAATGGTTATTTGTTGTTCCAAAAACTAGAGAAACTCGGCTTTTTGAACGGAGTTATGATGGAAATCCTGTTACATTTAATTTATCTAAAAGGTTCAAGGCTGAGGGGATTTATCCAAGAACTAGGCATAATGCACTTTTTCTTTCAGTAGCGGCTCAGTTTAATGTTGAAATGGCTGAGAAAATTCTAGATTGGCTAGCAAGAAAATTAAATATAGTTTCAGGGTTAGATGATAGAAGTAATTTGGCTTATACAATAAAATGTCTAGTAGAAGATAATAATAGAGAAGAAATTATTCAATTAATTAAAAAATTAGATTTGGGTATTAGTGACATAAGAGTAAAAAAAGAATCAGAAATTACCCTTGATTCTTTGCCTCTAGCAATAGCAGATGAACTCAAAAACTTCATTCTCAAGAGTGGAGCCAAGAAACCACCTTCAATTTATACTGTTCATCAAAAATTTGATAAACAAGGTAATTATGTTTCTATGGAATTATTTGATTTAGAAGCTCAAGAATCTGAAGGAACTAAAAAAATAGTTGCTATTGCTGGGCTTTTGGTAGATACTCTTAAAAATGGCAAAGTTTTGATATTTGATGAATTTGATGCAAGACTTCACCCTTTAATTAGTAAGGCAATTCTTGAATTATTTAACTCAAAGGAAACAAATTACAATAATGCACAACTAATATTTATGACTCACGATACAAACCTGCTGAGTAACCAACTCTTTCGTAGAGATCAGATTTGGTTTACCGAGAAGAATAAATATGGTGCTACAGATTTATACTCCCTGGTTGAATATAAAATTAGAAATGATGCCTCATTTGAAAGTGACTACATCAAAGGCAGATATGGCGCTATTCCTTTTATTGGAAACTTAAGTCAAATTATCGGTGAACCTAATGCCTAG
- a CDS encoding LL-diaminopimelate aminotransferase: MATINDNYLKLKAGYLFPEIARRVNAFVQANPDAKVIRLGIGDVTEPLPAACRTAMIKAVEEMGDRTTFKGYGPEQGYSWLREKIAAHDFQARGAAIEADEIFISDGSKCDNGNILDIFGHDNAIAVTDPVYPVYVDTNVMAGNTGVANDKGEFEGLVYLPVTAENNFTAEIPSQKVDLIYLCFPNNPTGATATKEHLKAWVDYAKANGSIIFFDAAYEAYITDSSLPHSIYEIEGARDCAIEFRSFSKNAGFTGTRCALSVVPKTLTAKAADGSDVELWKLWNRRQSTKFNGVSYIVQRGAEAVYSEEGQAQIKALVSFYLENAKIIREQLTAAGLSVYGGVNAPYVWVKTPNNLSSWEFFDKLLQTVNVVGTPGSGFGAAGEGYFRISAFNSRENVEEAMKRITEKFKV, from the coding sequence ATGGCAACCATTAACGACAACTACCTGAAGCTAAAAGCAGGTTATCTATTTCCGGAAATTGCTCGCCGGGTGAATGCCTTTGTCCAAGCAAATCCTGATGCTAAGGTGATCCGGTTGGGTATTGGCGATGTCACCGAACCTTTACCAGCAGCTTGCCGCACAGCTATGATTAAAGCTGTGGAAGAAATGGGCGATCGCACAACTTTCAAAGGCTATGGCCCAGAACAAGGTTACAGCTGGTTACGGGAGAAAATTGCTGCTCACGATTTCCAAGCAAGGGGAGCAGCGATAGAAGCTGATGAAATCTTCATTTCTGACGGTTCCAAGTGCGATAACGGCAATATTCTCGACATTTTTGGTCATGATAATGCGATCGCTGTGACTGATCCAGTTTATCCCGTCTACGTAGATACCAACGTCATGGCGGGAAACACCGGGGTAGCTAACGATAAAGGCGAGTTTGAAGGTTTAGTTTATCTCCCTGTCACCGCTGAAAACAACTTTACTGCTGAGATTCCCTCCCAAAAAGTTGACTTAATCTATCTCTGCTTCCCCAACAACCCCACTGGTGCCACCGCCACCAAAGAACACCTAAAAGCTTGGGTAGATTACGCAAAAGCCAACGGTTCCATCATCTTCTTTGATGCTGCTTACGAAGCTTATATCACCGATTCTTCCCTTCCCCACTCGATTTACGAGATTGAAGGTGCAAGAGATTGTGCGATCGAATTTCGCTCCTTCTCCAAAAATGCCGGCTTTACCGGTACCCGCTGCGCCTTAAGCGTCGTCCCCAAAACACTCACAGCCAAAGCCGCTGATGGTTCCGACGTCGAACTGTGGAAACTCTGGAACCGCCGCCAGTCAACCAAATTTAACGGTGTCTCTTACATCGTCCAACGGGGTGCTGAAGCGGTTTACTCGGAAGAAGGACAAGCGCAAATCAAAGCCTTAGTTAGTTTCTATTTAGAAAACGCCAAAATCATTCGAGAGCAATTAACAGCCGCCGGCTTATCAGTTTATGGCGGCGTAAATGCACCTTACGTTTGGGTGAAAACTCCCAATAATTTATCCAGTTGGGAATTCTTCGATAAACTACTGCAAACCGTAAATGTAGTGGGAACTCCTGGTTCTGGTTTTGGTGCTGCGGGTGAAGGTTACTTCCGCATCTCTGCATTTAACAGCCGAGAAAACGTCGAAGAAGCAATGAAGCGCATCACCGAAAAATTTAAGGTTTAG
- a CDS encoding PEP-CTERM sorting domain-containing protein: protein MKTKFSTFVASALLTTGIVTTVAAAPTHAAVNCSITNVSLGGVSATDCEGAFNGNDTGALDTKLANGLFSDIVGAGVAWTLAGKSDQGSNPFIQAANGSTTGAWSLKQPLSSNTFVVSLKASNSYSAYLFNDYDFSKGLTGIFNTIGVSVNGQGKAQGLSHASLYISNKPKTPPVTEVPEPTALVGLSLVASGMVFTRRRRVAG, encoded by the coding sequence ATGAAAACTAAATTTTCTACCTTTGTCGCTTCCGCTTTGTTAACCACAGGTATTGTCACCACAGTGGCTGCCGCACCTACACACGCCGCCGTAAATTGTAGCATTACTAACGTTTCCCTGGGAGGAGTTTCTGCTACAGATTGCGAGGGAGCCTTTAATGGCAATGATACAGGTGCATTAGATACAAAATTAGCTAATGGTCTGTTTAGCGATATTGTTGGTGCTGGCGTAGCATGGACTTTGGCTGGCAAATCGGATCAAGGCAGTAATCCTTTCATTCAAGCAGCTAACGGCTCCACTACTGGCGCTTGGAGTCTGAAACAACCATTGTCCAGTAACACTTTTGTAGTTAGCTTGAAGGCATCTAATTCTTACAGTGCCTATCTGTTTAACGATTATGACTTCTCTAAAGGTTTAACAGGGATATTTAATACCATTGGTGTTTCTGTAAATGGCCAAGGCAAAGCTCAGGGATTGTCTCACGCCTCATTGTACATCTCTAACAAACCAAAAACTCCGCCCGTAACTGAGGTTCCTGAACCAACTGCACTCGTTGGCTTGAGTTTAGTAGCAAGTGGTATGGTCTTTACACGTCGTCGCCGTGTTGCTGGTTAA
- a CDS encoding Uma2 family endonuclease, whose protein sequence is MSVAIPIFKPVSQMQLTPGSTVTIPNVTWEEFESILQELGEKRASRIAYNQGNLEIMVPLPEHEISKDLISDIIKILLKAKGIKYQPFGSTTFKRQGTAGVEPDACFYIQNYQQMIGRRRLQPDNPPPDLAIEIDVTSKTSLDAYEAIGVPELWIYDSGRLAIYLLKNRKYIKSEQSPYFEDIAITQIIPATIERSWQVGSFQALEEFAAMIEQ, encoded by the coding sequence ATGAGTGTAGCTATCCCCATCTTCAAACCCGTTAGCCAGATGCAACTAACACCTGGTAGTACAGTTACCATTCCAAATGTTACCTGGGAAGAATTTGAATCTATTTTACAAGAACTGGGAGAAAAAAGAGCTTCACGAATTGCCTATAATCAGGGTAATTTAGAGATTATGGTTCCTTTACCTGAGCATGAAATTTCCAAAGATTTAATTTCTGATATTATCAAAATATTGCTGAAAGCAAAAGGAATTAAATATCAACCTTTTGGTTCAACAACTTTTAAACGACAAGGTACAGCAGGAGTTGAGCCAGATGCTTGCTTTTATATTCAAAATTATCAACAAATGATCGGACGCAGGCGTTTACAACCTGATAATCCACCGCCAGACTTAGCCATAGAAATTGATGTCACATCAAAAACCAGTCTTGATGCTTATGAAGCTATTGGAGTCCCCGAATTATGGATATATGATAGTGGTAGACTTGCCATTTATTTGTTGAAAAATCGCAAATATATCAAATCTGAACAAAGTCCCTATTTTGAGGATATAGCCATTACTCAGATTATCCCTGCTACTATTGAACGTAGTTGGCAAGTGGGAAGTTTTCAAGCTTTAGAAGAATTTGCTGCAATGATTGAACAGTAA
- a CDS encoding RloB family protein produces the protein MPRKSEGRTPSRGYSDRKVETTDTRDTFLIICGGEQTEVNYFKRFRVSTTVKKIQVEGFGYNPSKLVQEAKEFKAQGDYDQVWCVFDRDDFPKQDFNNAIASAEIAGFKVAYSNEAFELWYVLHFEFLNTGIPRKDYISKLDFLLKKKYEKNSDTIYEEIENLQPTAIRNAKTLLKQYNPSNPESDNPSTTVHLLVEALNKFIR, from the coding sequence ATGCCTAGAAAAAGTGAAGGGAGAACGCCATCTCGTGGTTATTCTGATAGAAAAGTAGAAACAACAGATACAAGAGACACATTCCTAATTATTTGTGGAGGTGAACAAACAGAAGTAAATTACTTTAAAAGGTTTCGTGTTTCCACAACTGTTAAGAAAATTCAGGTTGAAGGATTTGGATATAATCCTAGTAAATTAGTGCAAGAAGCAAAAGAATTTAAAGCTCAAGGAGATTATGATCAGGTTTGGTGTGTATTTGATAGGGATGATTTTCCTAAGCAAGATTTTAACAATGCTATTGCAAGTGCTGAAATAGCAGGATTTAAAGTTGCCTATTCTAATGAAGCTTTTGAATTATGGTATGTATTGCATTTTGAATTTCTAAATACTGGGATTCCTCGTAAAGATTACATCTCTAAATTAGACTTTTTACTGAAAAAGAAATATGAGAAAAATAGTGATACAATTTATGAGGAGATAGAAAATCTACAACCTACTGCTATCAGAAATGCTAAAACTCTTCTCAAGCAATATAACCCTTCTAATCCAGAAAGTGATAATCCTTCAACAACAGTACATTTGTTAGTTGAGGCGCTAAATAAATTTATTCGATAA
- a CDS encoding Uma2 family endonuclease: MVLLQELSELLQAEDPEERQTITGVSWESYEALLNDLGDSLQYRVTYLDGVIELVSPNYRHERNKTIIGSLLEAYFQEKRIRYFPLGSTTFRKQTKKGGVEPDESYCIGTEKEFPDLAIEVIITSGGIDKLEVYKRLGVKEVWFFQNNQFKIYHLCGDSYEQVAKSELLPNLDLTILAQYAIADDPLDAALEFREKVRELLG; the protein is encoded by the coding sequence ATGGTATTACTTCAAGAATTATCTGAACTGTTACAAGCAGAAGATCCAGAAGAACGACAAACAATCACTGGTGTTAGTTGGGAGAGTTATGAAGCTTTACTCAATGATTTAGGTGACAGCCTGCAATATAGAGTCACATATTTAGATGGAGTGATAGAATTAGTGTCACCAAATTACCGACATGAACGCAATAAAACAATTATTGGTTCTTTGCTAGAAGCTTACTTTCAAGAAAAACGCATTCGTTATTTTCCTCTAGGTTCTACTACTTTTCGCAAACAAACAAAAAAAGGTGGTGTAGAGCCAGATGAATCTTACTGTATAGGTACAGAAAAAGAATTTCCTGATTTAGCAATTGAAGTAATTATAACAAGTGGGGGGATAGATAAATTAGAGGTTTATAAAAGATTAGGTGTCAAGGAAGTTTGGTTTTTCCAAAATAATCAATTTAAAATTTACCATCTGTGCGGTGACAGTTACGAACAAGTTGCAAAGAGCGAGTTATTACCAAATTTGGATTTAACAATCTTGGCGCAATATGCAATTGCAGATGATCCTCTAGATGCAGCGTTAGAGTTTCGGGAGAAAGTTAGAGAACTGTTAGGTTAA